A genomic stretch from Terriglobia bacterium includes:
- a CDS encoding periplasmic heavy metal sensor, which translates to MKFYRLLFALFVLSAAGWGQKPADDPIAQALYPPELVMKYRQEINLDEGQSKAMKEAIQKAQTKFLDMQWDMQSEAEKLVKLLKARPVDEAAVMAQMDQVLNRERDIKKAQISLLIHIKNLLSEAQQNKLTELRQKPS; encoded by the coding sequence TTGAAATTCTACAGATTGTTGTTCGCATTGTTTGTTTTGAGCGCAGCAGGCTGGGGGCAGAAGCCGGCAGATGATCCCATTGCTCAAGCTCTTTATCCGCCCGAACTGGTCATGAAGTATCGCCAGGAAATCAATCTGGATGAAGGTCAATCCAAGGCCATGAAAGAGGCCATCCAGAAGGCCCAAACCAAATTCCTGGACATGCAATGGGACATGCAGTCTGAAGCGGAAAAGCTGGTCAAATTGTTGAAGGCGCGTCCTGTGGACGAGGCGGCGGTCATGGCCCAGATGGACCAGGTCTTGAACCGCGAACGCGATATCAAAAAGGCCCAGATATCTCTGCTGATCCACATCAAGAATTTGCTTTCAGAAGCACAGCAGAACAAGTTGACGGAACTTCGGCAAAAGCCGTCCTGA
- a CDS encoding cytochrome c biogenesis protein → MLPLFWLRVALSLYGVGLLYALASFWGGRKVLTRITLPAVGLGMVFHFVSIVENAMSSGTWAPTSMHGLESLLAFVLMVFFFVVYARFRATSPGLAVFPLVFWLTFSASSYAEPTEPSAPLFVSTQWIYIHVALILIGYSALFFSFVASILYLLQERNLKTKAGMKGFWSRLPALATIDEIGFKCLIWGFPFMTLGLIAGSILAEARFGSRYFADPKILLSGLMWVIYMVLLYTRWNAGWRGRRAAYLATFAFGAAVLAWAANNFSQTHRFIAP, encoded by the coding sequence ATGCTTCCGTTGTTCTGGTTACGCGTGGCCCTGAGTCTGTACGGGGTGGGCCTGCTTTACGCCTTGGCGTCATTCTGGGGCGGCAGGAAAGTCCTGACCCGAATCACCCTGCCCGCGGTGGGGCTGGGAATGGTGTTTCATTTTGTCTCCATCGTGGAAAATGCCATGTCCAGCGGCACCTGGGCGCCAACTTCCATGCATGGACTGGAATCGTTGCTGGCGTTCGTGCTGATGGTATTTTTCTTTGTCGTGTATGCCCGTTTCCGCGCCACGTCACCGGGGCTGGCCGTGTTTCCGCTGGTTTTCTGGCTCACTTTTTCTGCTTCGTCTTACGCCGAGCCCACCGAGCCTTCCGCTCCACTTTTCGTAAGCACGCAATGGATTTACATCCACGTCGCTTTGATTCTTATTGGATACTCGGCGCTGTTCTTCAGCTTTGTTGCCAGCATTTTGTATCTGCTCCAGGAGCGCAACTTGAAAACAAAGGCCGGGATGAAAGGATTCTGGTCGCGCCTGCCTGCGCTGGCCACAATCGACGAAATCGGCTTCAAATGCCTGATCTGGGGCTTCCCGTTCATGACGCTGGGGCTAATCGCGGGCTCGATCCTGGCGGAAGCGCGCTTTGGCAGCAGATACTTCGCCGATCCCAAAATTTTGTTGTCCGGCCTGATGTGGGTCATCTATATGGTCCTGCTGTACACGCGCTGGAACGCGGGATGGCGCGGCCGGCGTGCTGCGTACCTGGCGACATTCGCCTTTGGCGCGGCTGTACTGGCTTGGGCGGCAAATAATTTCAGCCAGACACATAGGTTTATCGCTCCATGA
- a CDS encoding metalloregulator ArsR/SmtB family transcription factor: MTDKQLVLALKAVADPARVKILRLLKQKGQCSIGKGVGMCACDVQDHVTLSQPTISHHMSILRKAGLVQAEKHGLWMWYRRNEKSLKELAHAVSAEL; this comes from the coding sequence ATGACCGATAAACAACTTGTGCTGGCGCTTAAAGCTGTTGCCGATCCTGCCCGGGTGAAAATACTTCGGCTGCTGAAGCAAAAGGGCCAATGCTCCATTGGAAAAGGCGTGGGGATGTGCGCTTGCGACGTGCAGGACCACGTGACACTCTCACAGCCAACGATTTCTCACCACATGTCAATCCTGCGGAAAGCCGGGCTGGTGCAAGCTGAAAAGCACGGCTTGTGGATGTGGTATCGGAGAAACGAGAAGTCGCTCAAAGAGCTAGCGCACGCAGTGAGCGCCGAGTTGTAA
- a CDS encoding N-acetyltransferase: MIGTAVKANLKDILALRALYLQETNFQIRYNAVLERGWSDSYLLRIEGKDAGYGSIKGQERNDRDTIFEFYVVPPFRKQASLLFQELISASRARYIECQSNDHLLSTMLYAFSQDIRSDVVLFEPHSVTEYTIPDSIVRPSRPDDQIFEHTVEPTGDYVLEVKGEIVATGGFMLHYNPPFADLYMEVRKDCRRRGYGTFILQELQKACYLAGRVPAARCQIKNVASRAALRKAGLKVCGFMQIGNIKHPS, from the coding sequence ATGATTGGAACGGCTGTGAAAGCGAACCTGAAAGACATTCTGGCATTGCGCGCTTTGTATCTACAGGAGACGAATTTCCAGATCAGATACAACGCGGTCCTTGAACGCGGGTGGAGCGATTCTTATCTGCTGAGAATCGAGGGCAAAGACGCCGGTTACGGCTCCATCAAGGGGCAGGAAAGAAACGACCGCGACACGATATTCGAGTTCTATGTGGTTCCGCCGTTCAGAAAGCAGGCCAGCCTGCTATTCCAGGAACTTATCTCTGCATCACGCGCCAGATATATCGAATGCCAGAGCAATGATCATTTGTTGTCCACAATGCTGTATGCGTTCTCCCAGGACATACGCTCGGACGTCGTGTTGTTCGAGCCGCATTCGGTGACGGAATACACAATTCCAGACTCCATAGTCCGACCCTCGCGTCCTGACGATCAGATTTTTGAACACACGGTAGAACCAACTGGAGACTATGTGCTTGAGGTAAAGGGAGAAATCGTGGCCACAGGCGGATTCATGCTCCACTACAACCCTCCATTTGCCGATCTTTATATGGAAGTGAGGAAGGATTGCCGCAGGCGGGGTTACGGAACTTTTATCCTGCAGGAGTTGCAGAAAGCATGTTATCTGGCTGGAAGAGTTCCCGCCGCCCGCTGCCAGATCAAGAATGTTGCTTCACGCGCAGCTCTGAGGAAAGCCGGCTTAAAAGTGTGTGGATTTATGCAGATCGGCAACATCAAGCACCCATCATGA
- a CDS encoding DUF962 domain-containing protein, with translation MLGGRSSEQWIAQYASSHTHPVNRFCHSLGIPLIVLSLALGVAAIFYHPLWMLAAGLFVFGWLLQFIGHAFEHKEPEFFHDWRFLLVGVRWWWAKMRGRA, from the coding sequence ATGCTTGGTGGACGCAGCAGCGAACAGTGGATCGCACAATACGCAAGCAGTCACACGCATCCAGTCAACCGGTTTTGCCATAGCCTTGGCATACCGCTGATCGTGCTGTCACTGGCGCTGGGCGTGGCGGCCATTTTTTATCATCCGCTCTGGATGCTTGCCGCCGGACTCTTCGTTTTCGGGTGGCTACTGCAGTTCATTGGCCACGCTTTTGAGCACAAAGAGCCTGAGTTCTTCCACGACTGGCGATTTCTGCTGGTGGGCGTGCGCTGGTGGTGGGCCAAGATGCGGGGCAGAGCCTAA
- a CDS encoding RNA polymerase sigma factor codes for MDKNELHDELERLHPASFGWALWCCDHRRDEAEEVLQAAYLKVLEGGARFEGRATLRTWFFSVVRRTAWEQRRRRWARELLLGRWMGQQPASMLHPAPDEALSSSEENHALLRVLMKLPARQREVLHLVFYQDLTIQEAAKVLNISLGTARIHFERGKTRLRSLLSKEEMR; via the coding sequence ATGGATAAAAACGAACTCCACGATGAACTTGAGCGGCTTCATCCGGCGAGCTTTGGCTGGGCGCTGTGGTGTTGCGACCACCGGAGAGATGAGGCGGAAGAAGTTTTGCAGGCCGCCTACCTCAAAGTGCTGGAGGGCGGAGCGCGCTTTGAAGGACGTGCAACCTTGCGGACTTGGTTTTTCTCCGTGGTTCGCCGGACGGCTTGGGAACAGCGTCGTAGGCGGTGGGCACGCGAGTTACTGTTGGGGCGCTGGATGGGACAGCAACCGGCTTCGATGCTGCATCCTGCGCCCGATGAAGCGCTGAGCAGTTCGGAAGAAAACCATGCGCTGCTTCGCGTGCTGATGAAGTTACCCGCGCGACAGCGTGAGGTCTTGCACCTGGTCTTTTATCAGGATTTAACGATTCAGGAGGCTGCGAAGGTTTTGAACATTTCCCTGGGAACGGCGCGCATACATTTTGAACGGGGCAAAACCAGGCTTCGCAGCCTGCTGAGTAAAGAGGAAATGCGATGA
- the ftcD gene encoding glutamate formimidoyltransferase, with protein sequence MSTLVECVPNFSEGRDKSVVDAIVEAMKIPGVSLLDREMDSDHNRCVITIVGDREAIAEAAIRGVGKASELIDLTKHQGAHPRIGASDVIPFIPIEGVTIEDCVAIARKVGEEIWKRFKIPVYLYESAATNPDRQNLENIRRGQFEGLREDILVNPARCPDFGDPRCHPTAGATVVGARKALIAYNVFLNTKDVDIAKKIAKAVRYSSGGLRYVKGAGFEVRGLAQVSMNLTDFEQTPIARVFEFVKREAERYGVQPLSSEIVGLIPKKALEQAAEWFLQVENFDSSMILENRLAAVTSGKMAVGGIRAGVEPFIEQLAAPTATPGGGSAAASVAAMAAALGSMVAGMSRTKKAYVQYEPQLSAALARLAQLREELKALIDADAESYNKVLAAYKLAKTSNDGDALIETAMKGATTVPMDTAQRAREVKDIIETLKPITSPNMASDLTVASTLASAAIVGALANVEINLGSLKDADFADEIRSRVVELQR encoded by the coding sequence ATGTCCACACTGGTTGAATGTGTTCCTAATTTCTCTGAAGGCCGTGATAAGAGCGTCGTTGATGCCATTGTCGAAGCCATGAAAATTCCCGGCGTCTCGCTGCTGGACCGCGAGATGGATTCCGACCACAACCGCTGCGTGATCACCATTGTGGGTGATCGTGAAGCCATTGCTGAGGCCGCGATTCGTGGCGTCGGCAAAGCGTCCGAACTCATCGATCTCACCAAGCACCAGGGCGCTCATCCGCGCATCGGTGCGTCGGACGTGATCCCGTTTATCCCCATTGAAGGCGTTACCATAGAAGACTGCGTCGCCATTGCCCGCAAGGTCGGAGAAGAGATATGGAAACGCTTTAAAATTCCTGTGTATCTCTATGAATCTGCTGCCACAAATCCAGATCGCCAGAATTTGGAAAATATTCGTCGCGGCCAGTTTGAAGGCCTGCGTGAAGACATCCTCGTCAACCCTGCGCGCTGTCCGGATTTTGGCGATCCGCGCTGCCATCCCACGGCAGGAGCGACGGTCGTTGGTGCGCGCAAAGCCCTGATTGCTTATAACGTTTTTCTCAACACCAAAGACGTTGATATCGCCAAAAAGATCGCCAAGGCCGTGCGTTATTCTTCCGGTGGACTGCGTTATGTAAAAGGCGCGGGATTCGAAGTGCGCGGGCTCGCCCAGGTTTCCATGAACCTGACCGACTTTGAGCAAACGCCCATCGCCCGGGTCTTTGAATTTGTAAAGCGTGAAGCGGAGCGGTACGGCGTGCAGCCGCTCAGCAGTGAGATCGTTGGTTTGATCCCCAAGAAAGCATTGGAGCAGGCAGCCGAATGGTTTTTGCAGGTAGAAAATTTTGATTCATCCATGATCCTGGAAAACCGGCTTGCGGCGGTGACCAGCGGCAAAATGGCTGTGGGAGGCATTCGAGCCGGAGTCGAGCCGTTCATCGAACAGCTTGCTGCGCCCACGGCAACTCCCGGAGGAGGCAGCGCCGCGGCGTCTGTGGCTGCCATGGCGGCCGCGCTCGGCAGCATGGTCGCTGGAATGTCGCGAACGAAGAAAGCATACGTGCAATATGAACCGCAGTTGAGCGCGGCGCTGGCTCGGCTGGCGCAGCTCCGTGAAGAATTGAAAGCCCTCATCGATGCCGATGCTGAGAGCTACAACAAAGTTTTGGCCGCTTACAAGCTGGCCAAGACGTCCAACGACGGTGACGCACTAATCGAAACAGCCATGAAGGGCGCAACCACCGTGCCGATGGATACAGCGCAAAGAGCACGCGAAGTCAAAGACATCATTGAGACGCTGAAGCCCATTACCAGTCCAAACATGGCTTCTGATCTTACCGTGGCGTCCACTCTGGCCAGCGCGGCCATTGTTGGGGCCTTAGCCAACGTGGAAATCAATCTGGGGTCATTAAAAGATGCCGATTTTGCCGATGAGATACGTTCAAGAGTAGTGGAGCTCCAGAGGTGA